One window from the genome of Acinetobacter sp. LoGeW2-3 encodes:
- a CDS encoding acyl-CoA dehydrogenase: MLFIYAVLLLLLSLWAIFYFQLSRTTGAFALIFVSILVAFISPWSLLLGIPLILISLVVLIDPLRMAVITRPAYKALANAMPSISSTEREALESGTSWWEKELFMGAPDWKIFNNYPYPKLSNEEQSFIDNEVETLCSMLDEWEIHQQKELPAHIWQFIKDNGFLGLIIPKEYGGRAFSSFAQSRVMSKIASRSLTAAVSCMVPNSLGPGELLLHYGTEEQKNRYLPGLAKGLEIPCFGLTSPEAGSDAGAIPDTGVVCYGQYEGQEVLGLRMNFSKRWITLAPIATVVGLAFKMYDPDRLLEGPAEYGITCALLPANHEGVVVGPRHNPGPPFMNGTVEGKDVFIPLDWIIGGVKNAGKGWRMLMECLAVGRGISLPALSTSSAEMAYLNVGAFSRIRQQFKISVGKFEGVQEANSEIASDTYMLEAFRYLVTCGLNQGGKPAVMTAIAKYYATETMRKIVNHGMDVVGGRAIQMGPRNFLALNYQAIPVSITVEGANILSRSLMIFGQGSMRCHPYLYEELQLLQAQDRDAAQETFNDLLFKHLGYTFNRTARSFAYAFTGGSGAFPQSAVDFTRPYYKIINRLSANFALTADMCLGLLAGDIKRKEMLSGRLADIHAHLFIASAILKFFEHSKKTEAERLHAKLAVEKSLYTAQEAFYDLFENFPVRIAAGMVKLLCFPFGRPLKKPSDHLKQQVANSMMEDNAFRQVLKKHVYYSKAEDDVTGRMESTFSMLLDIEHLWDRFKKAENKGQFKGLSFAEHVADARQHGFINEHEAEKLLHYNARRYDSMLTDVFDLQLQEAMELENPYISKADATGTDTSVQTDPSHSTTP; this comes from the coding sequence ATGCTATTTATCTATGCTGTTTTGCTTCTATTACTCAGCTTATGGGCGATTTTTTATTTTCAGCTTTCTCGAACCACAGGTGCATTTGCCCTGATTTTTGTGTCGATCTTGGTTGCATTTATCAGTCCATGGTCGCTTTTACTAGGCATCCCTCTGATTCTAATCAGTCTGGTGGTACTGATTGATCCTTTACGTATGGCTGTCATTACACGACCAGCTTACAAAGCCTTGGCGAATGCCATGCCGAGCATCAGTTCAACAGAGCGTGAAGCATTGGAATCCGGCACTAGTTGGTGGGAAAAAGAACTGTTTATGGGTGCTCCAGACTGGAAAATCTTTAACAACTATCCATATCCCAAGCTGTCTAATGAAGAACAGTCTTTCATAGATAATGAAGTCGAAACACTTTGCAGCATGTTAGATGAATGGGAAATTCATCAACAGAAAGAACTTCCTGCACATATCTGGCAATTTATTAAAGACAATGGTTTCTTGGGTCTGATTATTCCAAAAGAATATGGTGGTCGTGCCTTTAGCTCCTTTGCCCAAAGCCGTGTAATGAGTAAGATTGCTTCCCGATCTTTAACAGCTGCAGTGAGCTGTATGGTGCCAAACTCGCTTGGACCGGGTGAACTGTTGCTGCATTATGGAACAGAAGAACAGAAAAATCGTTATTTACCCGGTTTAGCTAAAGGACTAGAAATCCCCTGTTTCGGTCTGACCAGCCCGGAAGCCGGTTCCGATGCCGGTGCGATTCCAGATACTGGTGTAGTCTGCTATGGACAGTATGAAGGCCAAGAAGTTCTGGGTTTGAGAATGAATTTCTCTAAACGCTGGATTACCTTGGCGCCGATCGCTACTGTCGTCGGTTTAGCCTTTAAAATGTATGATCCAGACCGTTTACTGGAAGGACCAGCCGAATATGGCATTACCTGTGCCCTGTTACCTGCCAATCATGAAGGCGTTGTCGTCGGTCCACGTCATAATCCCGGCCCGCCATTTATGAATGGTACGGTTGAAGGTAAAGATGTCTTCATTCCACTGGACTGGATTATTGGCGGTGTTAAAAATGCCGGTAAAGGCTGGCGTATGCTGATGGAATGTCTGGCAGTAGGTCGTGGTATTTCGCTACCCGCTCTATCTACTTCCAGTGCAGAAATGGCTTATCTGAATGTCGGCGCATTTTCACGAATCCGTCAGCAATTCAAAATATCGGTGGGTAAATTTGAGGGCGTGCAGGAAGCCAATAGCGAAATTGCTAGCGACACTTACATGCTGGAGGCTTTCCGTTATCTAGTAACTTGTGGCCTAAATCAGGGTGGTAAACCAGCAGTAATGACCGCAATTGCCAAATACTATGCGACTGAAACCATGCGTAAAATTGTTAATCACGGTATGGATGTGGTTGGTGGCCGTGCCATTCAGATGGGTCCACGTAACTTCCTCGCCTTGAACTATCAAGCCATTCCGGTGTCGATTACAGTTGAAGGTGCCAATATTCTCAGTCGTTCCTTAATGATTTTTGGTCAAGGTTCAATGCGTTGCCATCCTTATTTGTATGAAGAATTACAGCTCTTACAAGCGCAAGACAGGGATGCAGCTCAAGAAACATTTAATGATCTGTTATTTAAGCATTTAGGTTATACCTTTAACCGTACGGCTCGCTCCTTTGCTTATGCCTTTACAGGTGGCTCAGGTGCATTTCCACAAAGTGCAGTTGATTTTACCCGTCCTTATTACAAGATCATTAACCGACTCAGTGCCAACTTTGCCCTGACTGCAGACATGTGTCTAGGTTTACTTGCCGGTGATATTAAGCGTAAGGAAATGCTGTCCGGTCGTCTGGCAGATATTCATGCGCATTTATTTATTGCCTCTGCAATTCTCAAGTTCTTTGAACATAGTAAAAAGACTGAAGCTGAACGTTTACATGCCAAATTGGCAGTAGAAAAATCCTTATATACTGCTCAGGAAGCTTTTTATGATCTGTTTGAGAATTTCCCGGTTCGTATTGCAGCGGGTATGGTGAAATTACTCTGCTTCCCATTTGGTCGCCCATTGAAGAAACCATCAGATCATCTCAAACAGCAGGTTGCGAATAGCATGATGGAAGATAATGCTTTCCGCCAAGTTTTAAAAAAACATGTCTACTACAGTAAAGCTGAAGATGATGTCACCGGTCGTATGGAATCAACCTTTAGCATGCTGCTGGATATTGAGCATCTTTGGGATCGCTTTAAGAAAGCCGAGAATAAGGGCCAATTTAAAGGTCTGAGTTTTGCTGAACATGTAGCAGATGCACGACAACATGGTTTTATTAACGAGCATGAGGCTGAAAAGCTCTTGCATTATAATGCCCGACGTTATGACAGTATGCTGACTGATGTCTTTGATCTGCAGCTCCAAGAAGCGATGGAATTAGAAAATCCATATATCAGTAAGGCAGATGCAACCGGTACTGATACTTCAGTTCAAACAGATCCTTCGCATTCAACGACTCCTTAG
- a CDS encoding carboxymuconolactone decarboxylase family protein gives MSQQDYENGLKVRTEVMGASFVKRAQDNTVPFTQPLQDWINEHAWGSTWQREGVLPRKYRSLITIAFLTAQKSPTELKGHVRGALNNGATVEEIQEVLLHSLPYCGAPATQEAFRAALEVIQEYQSNQQS, from the coding sequence ATGTCACAACAAGATTATGAAAATGGCTTGAAAGTCCGTACTGAAGTGATGGGTGCAAGTTTTGTAAAACGTGCTCAGGACAATACGGTTCCTTTTACCCAACCGTTACAGGACTGGATTAATGAACATGCCTGGGGTTCAACCTGGCAACGTGAAGGGGTTTTACCACGTAAATACCGTTCTTTAATTACTATTGCTTTTCTTACCGCGCAAAAAAGCCCAACTGAATTGAAAGGCCATGTTCGTGGCGCTTTGAATAACGGTGCGACAGTTGAAGAAATTCAGGAAGTACTACTGCATAGCTTGCCTTACTGCGGCGCTCCTGCAACACAAGAAGCATTCCGTGCAGCGCTTGAAGTGATCCAAGAATATCAATCGAATCAGCAGAGTTAA
- a CDS encoding NAD(P)-dependent oxidoreductase, with amino-acid sequence MGWHMASHLPKLGHQVWVWNRTEQKAVAHAETFATQAVGIEQVVQADFIFSCLPTSQDVEALIAAHPPKQGAIWIDCTSGVPESAQKLAKLLEKQGSFYLDAPVSGQTIGAERGTLTVMVGGNEQAFEQAKPIIDAFASLIEYVGESGSGFAVKAVNNTLMATHLWALAEGLTVLKGQGVDLSSALNCINHSSGKSSMSENIMAQRVLNREFNKTFALDLLQKDIGIALKLVQQQQLDLSVMSLVQQEFQQIAKSQASQLDFSAAVQGLEQRTQIELRG; translated from the coding sequence ACTGAACAGAAAGCTGTAGCGCATGCTGAAACTTTTGCAACGCAGGCAGTTGGTATTGAGCAGGTGGTTCAGGCAGATTTTATCTTTTCCTGTTTGCCGACCAGTCAGGATGTTGAAGCATTGATTGCAGCTCATCCACCCAAACAAGGTGCAATCTGGATTGACTGTACCAGCGGGGTGCCAGAATCTGCCCAGAAACTGGCGAAGCTCCTGGAGAAACAAGGCAGTTTTTATCTGGATGCACCGGTTTCGGGTCAAACGATTGGGGCAGAACGTGGCACTTTAACCGTTATGGTCGGAGGCAATGAACAAGCCTTTGAGCAAGCTAAACCGATCATTGATGCCTTTGCTAGTTTAATTGAATATGTGGGAGAAAGTGGTTCGGGCTTTGCGGTGAAAGCCGTGAATAATACCTTAATGGCGACTCACTTATGGGCATTGGCTGAAGGACTGACTGTACTGAAAGGACAGGGCGTTGATTTAAGCAGTGCACTGAACTGTATTAATCATTCCAGTGGTAAAAGCAGCATGTCGGAAAATATCATGGCGCAGCGTGTACTGAACCGTGAATTTAACAAGACCTTTGCACTGGATCTATTGCAGAAAGATATTGGCATTGCTTTGAAGCTGGTACAACAACAGCAACTGGATTTATCGGTGATGTCTTTGGTTCAGCAAGAGTTTCAGCAAATAGCGAAATCTCAGGCCAGTCAATTAGATTTTTCCGCTGCGGTGCAAGGCTTGGAGCAACGTACTCAAATTGAATTAAGAGGATAA